TTCACCCATGGTCAGGGGCATCTGCATCTGAAAGGCAAGGAGGTACGTGAACCCGCTGATCTCGCGGGCTTGCGTATCCGTCGCCCCACTTTGGTAGTCGGGTCAATGCTGGAAGGCCTTGAAGCTCAGCCCGTAGGCATGCCTGCACCGAATTCCTATGAGTCCATGCAACGCGGTGTAATCAACGGTGTGTCTCTGCCCTGGGAAGGCGTGAACTCTTTCCGCATCAACGAACTGGCAGACTCTCACACCGAAATCGGACTGTATAGCCTGTCGTTTATGGTGACCATGAACAAGTCCGTTTACAACAGCATGCCTGATGACCTCAAACAGGTTATCGATAAGCACTCCGGCCTGGAGCTGGCCAAGCAGTCCGGCAAGATCTTTGATCAGGTTGACGAGTTGGGCCGTGCCGAAGCTGTTGAGTTGGGCCATACCATGATCACTATTGAAGGCGGTGCAGAAAACCCGGCATGGAAGCCGGTTTTGGATGCTACCACTGAAAACTACCTGCAAGAGCTCGAAGACAAGGGAATGCCGGCGCGCAATGTTTACAAGCGTGCCCTCGAGCTTTCCGAGCAGTGCCTCTAAACCCTGCGTTCAGGTAGGAGTTTGTAATGTCTGGATTTGCCCGTCTGGTTGATACCATCTGTCGAGGCATGCTGTGGATCAGTGCCATGATGCTGACCGTAATGATGCTGGTTGTACTGGCTGACGTTATCACCCGCGCACTGTTCAGGCTCACTGACGGCAGTTTCGATCTCACCTTCAATGGTGGGATCGAACTGGTCCGCTTTGCGCTGTTGTTTGCCATTCTCTACGCCTTGCCCTGGTGCGTTGATCGTTCACAGGTAGTGGTTGACCTGTTCACAGAAAACCTCTCCGATCGTTCTAAGGCAGTGCTCGACACTCTGTGCTTTGCCGGCTACACACTATTGGCACTGGGCATGAGCATCCGCTTCTGGCATGCGGTCGAATCATCGCACATCAGCGGCGAAACCACTCAGGATCTGATGTTTCCGATGTCCTACATTTTTGTTGCTACCCTGATCGGCACTGCCATGCTGGCATTGCGCTCACTTATGCTGACCGGCTCACAAATCGGTAAGGTAATGGGGTGTAAAGCATGAGCAGCTCCACTATAGGTTTTATCTGTATCGGCCTGATGCTGTTAATGCTGGCGATCCGCATTCCTATTGCCTTGACCATGGCTATTGCAGGATTTGTAGGCTTCGCATGGATCATCGCCTTTGACCCAGCCATGGCCATCCTCGAAAGCGCTCCTTTCGAAACATTAACCAATTACAACTTCAGCCCCATCCCAATGTTCATTCTAATGGGTGTGCTGGCCTCACGCTCGAACATGTCGAATCAGCTGTTCTCGGGGGCCCGGTCACTGTTTGGCGCATGGCGCGGCGGTATTTCGCTGGCGGCCCTGATGTCCTGCGGTATTTTTTCGGCCATATCCGGCTCCTCTGTCGCTACGGCGGCCAGTATGTCTCGTGTGGCACTGCCCGAAATGCGTAAGCACGGTTACGCCGACTCGCTGGCAACCGGCACCCTGGCCGCTGGCGGCACATTGGGCATCATGATTCCTCCTTCTATCGCCCTGCTGCTGTATGCGTTGATTACCGAGCAGTCTGTGGGTGACATGTTTATGGCAGGCCTGATTCCAGGCCTTCTGGGACTTGTGCTGTACTGCGTCACCGTTACCGTTTTGGTGCGTCTAAAACCTGAACTGGCTCAGCCGGGCGAAGCAACCTCCCTGATGCAAAAGCTGGCAGGGCTCAAGGGTCTACTGCCATTTACCAGTGTGTTCGTTATCATCATCGGCGGGATCTATCTTGGCCTTTTCACCCCCACTGAGGCAGCTGCAATAGGTGCGTTCTGTACTCTGATGATTGCCATTCAGCGCGGCATGCGCTGGACTGGTTTTGTCGATGCATTGAAAGAAACACTTGTCACCTCCGCCATGATCTTCTTCATGATTCTGGGCGCAGAGATTTTCGGCTTTTTCCTGAGTGTATCGCGCATCTCGTTTGAGTTGGTGGAGTATGTGGATGCTCTGAACCTTTCTCCCTTTATGGTGTTGTTCGCCGTTCTTGTGCTGTTCATGCTGCTCGGTTGTGTTATGGACAGTATCGCCATGCTGCTGCTGACCGTTCCTGTTGTATTCCCGCTGATACAGGCGGCTGGCTTTGATCCGGTATGGTTCGGTGTGGTTGCTGTCATCACCGTTGAGCTGGGGTTAATCACTCCCCCAGTTGGGATGAATGTGTTCGTAATCAAGGCCTTTGCCAAGGATGTGCCGATCGGATCCATATACAAAGGGGTAATGCCGTTTGTGCTGTCAGATCTCGTTCGCCTTGCCTTGATCATAGCCTTCCCTGTGCTGGCTCTGGGGCTGGTGTAACAGAACACCCTGGGCTTGAGGCTACCAATAACGGCCTCAAGCCCCTGTACTTTCAACCGGAGGCCTCACATCATGCATACGGCGGCTTCGTCTCGCCTATCGGGCATATCGACCTATTCACTCTACAGCGAGGCACCCTCTCTCAAAGATCCCGAGTTTTTCCATATCGAGGATATCAAGTCCCGTGCGCGCCTTTTCAACTGGAACATCGGAATTCACAGCCACCCGCGCATGTTCCAACTGGTTTACGTGCACAGCGGTGCTGTTCGCGCTCACCTTGACGGCCAGGAGCATGCCTTTGAAGGCCCCTGTCTCTTTACCATTCCTCCATCGGTCGCACATGGCTTTGAGTTCGAGCATGATGTTACAACCGGCTTTGTAATTACATTATCGCGGCTGTTAATAAGCGAAGACCGTATGGGGCGAAGCTTAAACCTTCAGGAAGAGCTGATGCGCTCTGCACACGCAATACTGTTATGCGATCACCAGGCAGATCAACGGTTCATTGACCAAACACTTGAACAACTCGTGTATGAATACAGTCATAACCAGCCGGGCAAACAGCAGTTGTTCGAGTGTCTGCTATTCTCGATCTTGATCAAGATGGGACGTCATTTACATGCCAACCGTCGTCAACGCAGTGTTAGCCAATATGAAACCCGTTATCAGCAACTGTGTGAACTGATCGAAAAGCACTACCGGGAACACCAGCCCTGTCAGTTTTATGCAGAGGCTTTATGTACAACCACTATTGGTCTTAACCGGGCATGCAAGGCGGTTGCCGGCAAGAGTGCCGGGGACTTGATTCAGGATCGTTTAGCGCTTGAAGCCCAGCGCATGCTGATCTATTCATCGGCACCTGTGTCATTGATTGCCTATGAGCTGGGCTTTTCTGACCCAGCCTACTTTTCGCGCTTTTTCAAACGTCGTATCGGCACCACTCCATCCGTGTTCCGTGAGCACCGCGAACAAAACTGAAGCGAACCCGCCCACACATTACGATGCTAACTCAGTGTTTGAAATGTACCTGCAAGCGTCGACTTTCTCCATTCATCGAGAGTGCTCTGTATTGAATCATAGTGACTGGGTGAACACCCCTTTCAACATGATCTAATATTATAAGAGAACGCCATGAAAACACTTCAGACTCAGGTAGCTATAATTGGTGCGGGCCCTTCCGGCCTGCTGCTCGGACAACTTCTGGCGCGCAAGGGAATCAGCAATATCATCGTAGAACGTGTAACTGGCGATTACGTCCTTGGCCGTATTCGTGCTGGCATTCTGGAACAGGGATTTGTCGACCTGGTACGTGAAGCAGGTGTAGCCGAACGGATGAATAGTGAAGGCCATGTGCATGAAGGCGTTGAACTGGTTGTCAACGGCGAACGCACCCGTATAAATCTGAAAGAACTGACCGGCGGTGATGTGGTCGTCTGCTACGGTCAGGTCGAGATTACGCAGGACCTGATGGAGGCACGGCAGGCTGCAAAACTGGACACCTACTACGAAGCCAGCGACGTTCAGCCCCATGATGTAAAGGGAGACAAGCCTTTCATTACCTTTACCCACGACGGTGAAGAGTATCGTCTGGACTGTGACTTCATCGCTGGCTGTGATGGCTTTCATGGCGTGTCACGTCAGACCATTCCCGAAGATGTGCGCACCGAACATGAACGTGTATACCCGTTCGGTTGGCTGGGATTGCTGTCCGATACCCCACCTTGCCATGATGAATTGATCTACGCCAAGAGCGAACGAGGTTTTGCACTGGCCAGCCAACGCTCCGAGACCCGTTCACGCTACTACCTGCAGGTACCGTTGACCGACAAAATCGAGGACTGGTCTGACGAAGCTTTCTGGGATGAGTTGAAGAAGCGCCTGCCAGACGAAATTGCCGCCAACGTAGTCACCGGCCCCAGCATCGAAAAGAGCATCGCCCCTCTGCGCTCTTTCGTCTGCGAACCCATGCAGTATGGCAACCTGTTTTTGGTAGGTGATGCTGCTCACATCGTCCCGCCCACCGGTGCCAAGGGTCTGAACCTGGCGGCATCCGATGTAGCCACACTCTATAAAATTCTGACACGCGTGTACGAGACCGGTGACCGCCGTTTCATCGAGCAGTACTCTGAAATAGCACTCCGCCGTGTGTGGCATGGGGAGCGTTTCAGCTGGTGGATGACCAACATGATGCACGACTTCGGTGACGAAGTGAGCAACAACGGTGTTGATGGCCTGATGTTCACACGCTTTATGGAATCCGAGTTTGATTACTACCTGAACTCCGAGAACGGTCGCAGGGTTATTGCCGAACAGTACGTAGGCCTGCCCTACGAAGAGCTGAAAGAGTATTAATAACAACGAGCGCATATCTGAAAGCATGCCTTTCAGAACTTATTTTTCATGAAAAAGGGGGGCAGGATAGTAATGCTATCCTGCCCCCCTTTTTTCAATTACCGGCAAGGGTCCTATTGCTGAAATCAGGCCTCCAGCAACACATTGCTGAAGAAATCACAGAACCCCTTGTAATCATCCAGTGGCAGTACCTCCGCCACATATTGATCCGGGCGTACAATCACTACACACCCCTGCTTTTTGTCGATACCGCGCATATCGTAGATGTTCTTGCCACCTCCGGACGATTCCGGACGGCTGTCGACACAGAATACCTTTTCGAAGTCGCGCAGACCGTACTTGCCCTTGCGCGGTGCCAGCACTGGGTGCAAGGTGTCGGTTTCAACCGCCTGATGGTGTTGCTGGAATACGGCACGTACGTCAATGACGGAATCCGCGTCGGCACCGGCCGGTGTGTACTTCTTCAGCGGCGAATTGACATCGTTGGCCAGGAACTCGCACAGCGCCCTGACGCCGCACTGATCGGACATCGGTTCAGCATTGCCGGCAAAGGCGTACACGCGGTAGGCACCATCGGCCAGATGGCAGTGCCCCAGTTGCATCGGCTTGGCGTCACCCTGACGCACCACCGGTGCAGAGTGGAAACGCTTGCCCACAGTCAGACCGGTTGCCAATGATTGATGCGCACCTTCGCTGACCATGATCGACGGACGGTACTGAATGGAAACACCGGCGGTGTACTTACCAAACAGCTGGAAGTAGCGCTGGAACTCGGCCGGATCAACACCGTCCGGGTTCTCGGCCGACTTCGGCTTGGCGCTAAACATGCGTGAAAACTCGCGGTCGAAATCGATCAATGCCTGACCGTACTCGCGACGCTCGTCGGAATAGGTTTTGAGGATATCTTCATTGGCCAGACCGGTCAGCACGTGCGCCAGTTTCCAGCCCAGGTTCCAGGTATCCATTACCGAGGTGTTCAGACCCTGACCCGCTTTCGGGCTGTGGGTGTGGCAGGCATCGCCGGCCAGGAACACACGCGGCATGTGGCCTTCGTCGGAATCGTCAAACGCGGTGGTGATGCGCTGACCGATTTCGTACACGCTCCACCAGGCAACTTCTTTCACGTCCAGGGTGTAGGGCTTCATCACACGGTTGGCAGCGGCAATAAGCACATCAGCTGTCATCTGATCACGGGCTACACGCTGGTTTTCGTTCAGCTTGTCCAGCTCGATATACAGACGCACCATGTAACCACCCTCACGCGGGATGATCAGCATGTTGCCTTCGTTGTTGGAGTGAATCAGTGACTTGAGACGGATATCCGGGAAATCGGTGTTGAGCAGTACATCCATCACGCCCCAGGCCTGGTTAAGCGCATCGCCGACCAGTTCCTTGCCAATGGCGGTACGCACGCTGGAGCGAGCACCATCACAGCCGACCACGTACTTGGCCTTGACGGTTTCCACCACTTGGCTGTACTGGGAGAAGTTCACCAGACGCTCGACTGTGGCGGTTACCGGATACTCACCGCCGTTGTGATCAATCTCCAGATCCAAAAGGCGACGCTGATAATGCGGCTCAACCTTGCTCGGGCTCTGGCGCATCACATCCAGGAACATGTCGTGCACGCGTGCCTGGTTGATGATCAGATGCGGCATTTCAGACAGGTCATCGGCCACATCCTGTACCTTGCTGCTGCGAGCGATCTGATCCGGATTGTCGGCATCCGGTTTCCAGAACGCGGCCTCATTGACCTGATAGGCTTCCTGGATGATCTGATCGGCAAACCCGTAAGCCTGGAACATCTCTACGGTACGGCAGGCGATACCATCAGCCTGACCGACCAGCAGACGATCATCTTTCTGGTCAATAATGGCAATATCGAGGCCGAACTTGGACAGTTGAGCCGCCAGATTCAGACCGGCAGGGCCACAGCCCACGATCAGGACATCAACCTGATCCGGCAGCGGGCGCTTGATCGGCGGTGCCACGACTGCATCCTGCGGATCATTGAAACGAGGGTCGCCTGGATGAAAACCATTAAGATGAAACTGCATTGGATGTTCTCCTCTATTTATTGTGCGAATCACTTTAAACAGATTCATCTATCAGTAAAAATAGGTTTTTAATACCAGACTAAAAGAAAACGCATATGAACCCCAATTTGCTGCAGCAACTGGCGATAGTCGTCAAACAGGGCTCTATCAGCCGCGCCTGCGAACAGCTGTACATTACCCAACCTACCCTGACACGCAGCATCAAACAGCTGGAAATGAAAGTGGGCGCCCCTTTACTCATCCGCACCCGCTACGGCGTCGAACCCACTGAGATAGGTGCACGACTGGCTCAGATTGGCGAGCGCATACTGGCGGAGTCGGAACATGGTAAAGAGATAATCAGGCAGTGGCACAGTGGTTACCACCACGAGTTCGTCATCGGCATCGATCCTTTGCTTGAGTTCGCGGCGGTCAGTCGACTGACATCCGAGCTACTGCGTGAGAATCGGTTTGTGTTTCATCTGCGCACCGCTTCCGCAGCAGCTCAGATCGAGATGTTACAGGAAGGCAAGCTTGACTTTCTGATTTCACACGCCCACCTGTCGGTGGCACAAAGCGCACTACAGCGCGAAATTCTGTTTCGCGACCGTACTGGCATCTTTGCCGGAAAGCTGTCAAAGCTGATAGGGCGCCAGCTGCCGATCTCTCGTGAAGAAATGGCACAGCACCGTTGGATGATCGCCGGTGCAAGTGCTGGCTTTCTCGATACCCAACGTGCACTGACAGAACCACAAGCCGCAAGAATGGCGCTGACCGGCAGTATCCGCTCGCTGCTGCACCTGCTCAACACCACCGATCTGCTGGTGCGTCTGCCGGCACGACTGACGTTGATGACCGGTGAGGTAGCACCGGAACAGATGATCAAGGTAGAAGGCCAACCAGGCCCCCGGCGCGACCTGGCACTCTGGTCACGAGTCGAGCAGGAGGGGCGCCCGGAAATGCTCAAGGTTCAGGAACTGCTGAGCCGGCTGATCACTGAGCTGGACCACGATACCCCCTGCTACGGGCTGGATCTTTGACATCATTAATTATCACAACGTGTTCGATTGGGTTCTGCAGCTCACGAGTATTGCCCGCACCAATATTCTGGCGCGGATCCAGGTACCTTTATCACTTTACTGTCGCTTTGCCACTCGAACGATTCCTGTTACCCTCAGCACGATATTCCAGCGCGAGCCCACCATGTCTGCCCCCTTTACCCTTGAACCCCGCAACCCCGAGCAGTTCCGTCAGGAAACCCGCAAGAGCAACCTGATTGTTATGGGTACCTTTGCTGTGATTGCCATGACTCTGGCTACGCTCAGTGTGAATTTTTTCGGTAACCCCGAGGGTGGCAACTTCCGCTGGAATCTGGCCGGCGTTATCGCTGGCATCATCGTTACCACCGCCATTTTCAGGCTGTTTTATATGAGACAGCCCTGGATGGAATCAGCCCGCTATAACTGGCGACTCAAACGCAGCCTGATGAGCCTGACTAACATCATTCACCAGCTTAAGGCGGGCGTTGAGGCACAAGACCCGGTGGCAATGAAAGCGATGCGTTTCTATCACCAGGGTCTGGAGCAGATGTATCGGCTCGAAAACCACGAAAGCGCTTTGGCCGACCTACTGCCGGAAAGCCGAGCGCACGCAGCCCGGCTTGAAGCGCTGGATATCGACACCGATCAAAGCACTTTTGATCCCGACTGGGTCGAACAGCTAAAAGCGGCCTATAAGAAAAAGCCCTGATGCTGGTCTGATTTCACTCCCTCTTTTACCCCCGCGCAAACACCCTTGAGTTGCGTTCGTTGCGGAAGGTGATCGGCGTGTACTCGCCGCTCTGTTCGGCAGCGGCACGGGCATCCAAAATTTTCTGATGATGCGGTGACTTGCTGCACACCGGGTCCGCCGCGTTCATGTCACCGGCCAGCATATAGGCCTGACAGCGACAGCCGCCCAGATCGTGCTCCTTCTCGTCACAGGAGCGACAGGGCTCCTGCATCCAGTCGTCACCGCGGAAGTGGTTGAAGCCGAAGGAGTCCTGCCAGATGTGGCTCAGGCTGTGGTCCTTCACGTTGGGAAATTCGATCGGCAGCATGCGGGCACTGTGACACGGCAGCGCAGTGCCGTCGGGCGTCACGGTGAGGAAGATTTCGCCCCAGCCGTTCATACACTTCTTCGGCCTCTCTTCGTACCTGAATCAGTGAATTCATCTGCTATTGCCGTGCCACCGCATTGAATATAACCACATTCTTTAACACCGCTCGATCTTATCCGGATTCTGCCGCCGCATCTGCGCTACTGCAGCATCATTCACCGTCTTCTCCGACGTTTTTTTGCTCTGAATGCTATCGGGAACCACAAAACATCCTGCCATGCATGGCGCTTTGTGGCTTGGCGGTTGAACGAGGTGAGTTAAGCCGAGTGGATCAGACCGACTCGTAGATGCAACCGAACGCCCTGAACCCGGGGCAATGTTGGCCAAAACGCAGGTAAAGACGGCGGCCGCTGCTGACCAGGCGGCAGGCCATATACATCAGCTCCTGCATGACGGTTTTTAGCCGCCGACGTTTGGCCGGATGACGCACCGGCGCATCCGGTCCCAGCAGTGCGTGCTGTCCCATCCAGCGCAATATGTTGTAGCCCAGTACGGCAAACACCATGACCAGGTCGTTGGTATCGAACTTCCCTGACGGCAAACGTTCGAGATCCAGATCAGTCTTGAACTCACTGTGGAACTGTTCGCTGGTGGCGTGATCCTGGTAGAGCGCAATCACCTTGGCATGATCCGCCGCGTCCGGCTTGAGCGAAGTCATCCAGCCTTCCAGGCTCACCTCGGGCTCCAGAAACAGCTGCCCTGTACTGTCACTGTGGCGCACCGTCACCTTGACGATCAGGCGGTCGTCAGTGCCATCCAGCGATTCGCTCACCAGCGTTTCCATTTTGCCCGGCCGGGTATGGCACCAGAGTGCGCCGGCAGCATGAGCCTTGTCCACCCAGGCCAAACCGTCTTGTGAGCGAGGGTTCCACTTGATCAGATAGTCCACCCCGTGCGTACGGAAGTACGCGCGGTTCTCGGCGGCATCATGGGCACTGTCAAGCCGTACCAGTAGCGGTGCATCGGTCAGCTGACGGACCCGAGGCAGCACCCGGTCGAGGGTGTGGATAAACTCCTTGTTGGCGTGTTGGTTACCCGGTCGCAGCTCACAGCCCAGACACCAGCCCTCCGTGCCCAGGTAGGCCGCGATGGGGGCGTAGCCGTCATGCCCCTTGTAGGTGTAGGCCACGCCCTCTTTTTTAGTGTTGCTGTTGTCCATGGGGAATACGTCTATATCCAGCGGCGCGTGACCGGTGGCAAGCGTGCCGACAGGCACCGACGCATTACACAGAAACTCGACACTGGCTTCATCCAACAACGGGATCAGTGCGCAGGCATCTTCATCAAAACGCTGACGCAGCCGAGCGGATGAAGGTGATTGCTTGATGCCCATGGCCGCTTTAAAGAAGGGGTCATGGCGTGCGTGCTCGACCGCTTCGAAGTCGCTCTTGCCAAGGCAAATCAACCCCAGGTAGGTGCGAATAAGATCGATGTTAGCGATGCCATGGCGCTTGACGATGGCGCGCGAGGTTTTGGCCAGGGAGGTCATTCTGTTGACACTGTGGCCAA
This DNA window, taken from Marinobacterium iners, encodes the following:
- a CDS encoding IS1380 family transposase — its product is MRTFKLEQSKTEIITPHGGLALVGHSVNRMTSLAKTSRAIVKRHGIANIDLIRTYLGLICLGKSDFEAVEHARHDPFFKAAMGIKQSPSSARLRQRFDEDACALIPLLDEASVEFLCNASVPVGTLATGHAPLDIDVFPMDNSNTKKEGVAYTYKGHDGYAPIAAYLGTEGWCLGCELRPGNQHANKEFIHTLDRVLPRVRQLTDAPLLVRLDSAHDAAENRAYFRTHGVDYLIKWNPRSQDGLAWVDKAHAAGALWCHTRPGKMETLVSESLDGTDDRLIVKVTVRHSDSTGQLFLEPEVSLEGWMTSLKPDAADHAKVIALYQDHATSEQFHSEFKTDLDLERLPSGKFDTNDLVMVFAVLGYNILRWMGQHALLGPDAPVRHPAKRRRLKTVMQELMYMACRLVSSGRRLYLRFGQHCPGFRAFGCIYESV
- a CDS encoding FAD-dependent monooxygenase; protein product: MQFHLNGFHPGDPRFNDPQDAVVAPPIKRPLPDQVDVLIVGCGPAGLNLAAQLSKFGLDIAIIDQKDDRLLVGQADGIACRTVEMFQAYGFADQIIQEAYQVNEAAFWKPDADNPDQIARSSKVQDVADDLSEMPHLIINQARVHDMFLDVMRQSPSKVEPHYQRRLLDLEIDHNGGEYPVTATVERLVNFSQYSQVVETVKAKYVVGCDGARSSVRTAIGKELVGDALNQAWGVMDVLLNTDFPDIRLKSLIHSNNEGNMLIIPREGGYMVRLYIELDKLNENQRVARDQMTADVLIAAANRVMKPYTLDVKEVAWWSVYEIGQRITTAFDDSDEGHMPRVFLAGDACHTHSPKAGQGLNTSVMDTWNLGWKLAHVLTGLANEDILKTYSDERREYGQALIDFDREFSRMFSAKPKSAENPDGVDPAEFQRYFQLFGKYTAGVSIQYRPSIMVSEGAHQSLATGLTVGKRFHSAPVVRQGDAKPMQLGHCHLADGAYRVYAFAGNAEPMSDQCGVRALCEFLANDVNSPLKKYTPAGADADSVIDVRAVFQQHHQAVETDTLHPVLAPRKGKYGLRDFEKVFCVDSRPESSGGGKNIYDMRGIDKKQGCVVIVRPDQYVAEVLPLDDYKGFCDFFSNVLLEA
- the pobA gene encoding 4-hydroxybenzoate 3-monooxygenase, producing the protein MKTLQTQVAIIGAGPSGLLLGQLLARKGISNIIVERVTGDYVLGRIRAGILEQGFVDLVREAGVAERMNSEGHVHEGVELVVNGERTRINLKELTGGDVVVCYGQVEITQDLMEARQAAKLDTYYEASDVQPHDVKGDKPFITFTHDGEEYRLDCDFIAGCDGFHGVSRQTIPEDVRTEHERVYPFGWLGLLSDTPPCHDELIYAKSERGFALASQRSETRSRYYLQVPLTDKIEDWSDEAFWDELKKRLPDEIAANVVTGPSIEKSIAPLRSFVCEPMQYGNLFLVGDAAHIVPPTGAKGLNLAASDVATLYKILTRVYETGDRRFIEQYSEIALRRVWHGERFSWWMTNMMHDFGDEVSNNGVDGLMFTRFMESEFDYYLNSENGRRVIAEQYVGLPYEELKEY
- a CDS encoding DUF3087 family protein; the protein is MFDWVLQLTSIARTNILARIQVPLSLYCRFATRTIPVTLSTIFQREPTMSAPFTLEPRNPEQFRQETRKSNLIVMGTFAVIAMTLATLSVNFFGNPEGGNFRWNLAGVIAGIIVTTAIFRLFYMRQPWMESARYNWRLKRSLMSLTNIIHQLKAGVEAQDPVAMKAMRFYHQGLEQMYRLENHESALADLLPESRAHAARLEALDIDTDQSTFDPDWVEQLKAAYKKKP
- a CDS encoding TRAP transporter substrate-binding protein, with the protein product MKITLNKTVAALTASIAMTSAAQAADVTLRFAHFWPAVSPIHKEIFQGWADAVEADSNGRIEVEIYPGATLSKPPAQYDAVINRIADMTATVQGYTANRFPLTQVVELPGVVKTAEQGSCVIQSLYEEGLIADEYKDTRPLFLFTHGQGHLHLKGKEVREPADLAGLRIRRPTLVVGSMLEGLEAQPVGMPAPNSYESMQRGVINGVSLPWEGVNSFRINELADSHTEIGLYSLSFMVTMNKSVYNSMPDDLKQVIDKHSGLELAKQSGKIFDQVDELGRAEAVELGHTMITIEGGAENPAWKPVLDATTENYLQELEDKGMPARNVYKRALELSEQCL
- a CDS encoding SPASM domain-containing protein — translated: MNGWGEIFLTVTPDGTALPCHSARMLPIEFPNVKDHSLSHIWQDSFGFNHFRGDDWMQEPCRSCDEKEHDLGGCRCQAYMLAGDMNAADPVCSKSPHHQKILDARAAAEQSGEYTPITFRNERNSRVFARG
- a CDS encoding helix-turn-helix domain-containing protein, encoding MHTAASSRLSGISTYSLYSEAPSLKDPEFFHIEDIKSRARLFNWNIGIHSHPRMFQLVYVHSGAVRAHLDGQEHAFEGPCLFTIPPSVAHGFEFEHDVTTGFVITLSRLLISEDRMGRSLNLQEELMRSAHAILLCDHQADQRFIDQTLEQLVYEYSHNQPGKQQLFECLLFSILIKMGRHLHANRRQRSVSQYETRYQQLCELIEKHYREHQPCQFYAEALCTTTIGLNRACKAVAGKSAGDLIQDRLALEAQRMLIYSSAPVSLIAYELGFSDPAYFSRFFKRRIGTTPSVFREHREQN
- a CDS encoding TRAP transporter large permease, which produces MSSSTIGFICIGLMLLMLAIRIPIALTMAIAGFVGFAWIIAFDPAMAILESAPFETLTNYNFSPIPMFILMGVLASRSNMSNQLFSGARSLFGAWRGGISLAALMSCGIFSAISGSSVATAASMSRVALPEMRKHGYADSLATGTLAAGGTLGIMIPPSIALLLYALITEQSVGDMFMAGLIPGLLGLVLYCVTVTVLVRLKPELAQPGEATSLMQKLAGLKGLLPFTSVFVIIIGGIYLGLFTPTEAAAIGAFCTLMIAIQRGMRWTGFVDALKETLVTSAMIFFMILGAEIFGFFLSVSRISFELVEYVDALNLSPFMVLFAVLVLFMLLGCVMDSIAMLLLTVPVVFPLIQAAGFDPVWFGVVAVITVELGLITPPVGMNVFVIKAFAKDVPIGSIYKGVMPFVLSDLVRLALIIAFPVLALGLV
- a CDS encoding LysR family transcriptional regulator; the protein is MNPNLLQQLAIVVKQGSISRACEQLYITQPTLTRSIKQLEMKVGAPLLIRTRYGVEPTEIGARLAQIGERILAESEHGKEIIRQWHSGYHHEFVIGIDPLLEFAAVSRLTSELLRENRFVFHLRTASAAAQIEMLQEGKLDFLISHAHLSVAQSALQREILFRDRTGIFAGKLSKLIGRQLPISREEMAQHRWMIAGASAGFLDTQRALTEPQAARMALTGSIRSLLHLLNTTDLLVRLPARLTLMTGEVAPEQMIKVEGQPGPRRDLALWSRVEQEGRPEMLKVQELLSRLITELDHDTPCYGLDL
- a CDS encoding TRAP transporter small permease, yielding MSGFARLVDTICRGMLWISAMMLTVMMLVVLADVITRALFRLTDGSFDLTFNGGIELVRFALLFAILYALPWCVDRSQVVVDLFTENLSDRSKAVLDTLCFAGYTLLALGMSIRFWHAVESSHISGETTQDLMFPMSYIFVATLIGTAMLALRSLMLTGSQIGKVMGCKA